The genomic window aaccctattgacacagctatattaaccctattgacacagctatattaaccctattgacacagctatattaacctaTATTCCATATCTTATCTTTaccctattgacacagctatattaacctaTATTCCAGACCTTATCTTTaccctattgacacagctatattaacctaTATTCCAGACCTTATCTTTACCCTAATTACTAACAGAGTTGCAGTGAAGTAAAGATATGaaatgatgtaattttttttaaaataaccatatttaacaaaaaaatctatttcttgtaTTGAAGATTTCATATCAAAGTTGCAATGATGAATCTAACTGTTGTTgacaaagaggaataactctagttaaaaacttttgtttaaatttgttccATTGCTTAgtttaatataaaatacaatgtagttcAAAATGTCAAATGATAGCCTTTGATTTTTATGTGAAGATTTTCATCAcaattttgaacttttgatatgCAACACACATGtacagaaatgaaataaaagaaataaaatgcagTTATATCcacattaaaaagaaataaacagcaCATGTACATACAAAGTGGATTTAAATTGTTTCTGTTTTCAGGTATTTTGGTTAATTCCACCAACACCAAAAAACATGGAAATCTACTTAACCTGGGTGTTGTCAGGGAAACAAGGTGACATTTTCTTGGCAGACAAGGTTGAGGGATGTGAAAGAATTACATTGCATGCTGGGTACACTTTCATCATACCATCAGGTAAGTAGTTACCACGGAAACTGAAACTATATGTGTATTTCAGTTAATGGTTTAAGTGGTACACAATTTATTGCAAGTAACACAATAGAGCTTTAGAAAAAGAATATagattttgtaaaagaaagaaaGAGTTTGATAATCATTTGTTTCAAGATATTTCACAATGGATTTCTGTTTTGAATAAAAACAGCTGAAAAGAGTTCAGTTTATGTTGATTGAAAAAGACGGCCCGTTATCAAAGAAAGGCATGTACTTGGgcaaggattgattgattgtttgctTAATATTAAATACTGACAATCATAGAAAAGTCTGATTGGTGTCTGTCTTTTGATGACAAACCACTGTGCCATGAGATGCACTACCTAGACCATTTAGATGTTGGGGCCCTTCAAGATGTTGGAACCTTAGTGAATATTAAAAACTTTAGACACATGCTTCAtcttgtattttttaaagattgaaaCATACATTAATGTTTTCCTCCCTCATTTGtcaaaaattcatatttatagaaataaagatattttactGACGTATTGATAATggtatgaatgaaataaatataaaacttgaGATCAATATAACCTATAATACTTATTATGTGTTTTTAGGTTGGATTCATGGAGTTTATACACCTGAAGACTCTCTAGTGTTTGGAGGTAATTTTCTTCACAATTACAACATGGAGACCCAGTTAACTGTGTCTGATATTGAGGACAGAACACATGTAAGTAATTTCTAGTGGATTTTGTTGGTATAAGTGAATCACGAAATTAAATTTTCATCGAATGACACATTCCCTATAGGCGTGTATGCAAACTTGTGCAAAACCACTTAATTAAATATCCACCAACTTGCAAGTTTTCCACGAAATTGGTCGCAcgaaaataactgaatccacagtatcacaTGTTCAATAAAATTGATATCAAAAGTTTGAATCGGCAAGATTTTTTATGAGTTCAATAGTCAGCATCGATCAACTATTGTACGTGATcttatgtttgatatatatatatatatacttttaattaGCATAACAGTAAACATTTCAGATTATCCTGCAACAATTGCTTAAAAGTTAACTCCCTTTTTAATTCCTTATTACTTTATCTGAAATTACAAATGGCCACCATACCtgcaaacttttcaaaatgcccatgggggttttgcgtgcaagatggctctCATAGTCATACTTTTTGAAGTCTATAgcaattgtaaaattaattgttttgtttaaattgtggacacaattgctcttttaaaatttccattttggagcctccatgggggGAAATCCTCCCAccaatagtgacagttggcaggtatgcaccATCTGAGGTCACATTTGACATTTAAACTCTCTAGGAAATGGcaggttttttttcaatagtagataaagtaaattgaaaacaaatcgtTTCCTCGAAGGTACttaccaaatgttgttactttgacTTTAGCTGGCAAAAAAAATAGAGGCCAATTAGTTTGATTTTCCAAGATCATTTCTAGAATCACTAAACAAAGTGAAAGCaaacttattttcaaagatcttttCTAGAATCACTAAACAAAGTGAAACCaaacttattttcaaagatcttttCTAGAATCACTAAACAAAGTGAAACcaaacttattttcaaaaatcttttctAGAATCACTAAACAAAGTgaaaccaaacttgctatatatgttttatgttttgatttatgtaCTGATAAAAAGCTTATTTTAAGGCTATTTtggcaaaataaacaaaagtgATCAATTCAGGCACCTTACATCCTCTGATTATGTCATGTTCAGGTCAGGATGATAGATGAAAACAATTATTGTGAATAATGGTTACATACTaaatgggggtctcattggggagTTCTTATCCCGGATCCCGCtcactgttttgtcagattcccgtatcccgcttacactatgtacgtaagcaattctcatatttttgtcatttccggggtcccactagacctcatttcccgttttcactacacaataatttgactttcacgagtcacgcttacaaaaaatcagcaatcccgCGACCCACCTAAATGTGTGGATTGATttcttattatttaaatataaggAAAATAATACCTCCATCATTTTAAATCGCAGTCATTTGTATATCCTGACATGATTCAAATGCCAAAAATAAGAACACCTGAATTTGTTGTGACAAATTAAATTGATACTTTTATACCATGTACTTAAACAAGTTTGGCAACCATACCTGTGATTctgattatgacaaatttatttctatttacagGTGCCTCATAAATTTCGATATCCATTTTATGCGGAAATAGCATGGTATGTGTTGGCTCAATACTTATGCTGTCTGACAGGGAAGCAGTGCATTGAACTTCCATCTGAGAATCAGGAGGACGAGAAACCAGATTGTCAAGATGATTCTAGACCCTCGTCAAGATGTTCACAAGAAAATGGACAAATGGAATCAAAAAATTCACCTGAAATTGgaacttcaaatatttcaaaaagtatcAAAATAGAACTCACTAGAATAGACCACCAAAGTGTGAAAAAATCTCCTTCCGCTGATGATGAAAAATCGGCAATAAAGTTGAAACAATCACCTCGGAAATCTACATCTGATAGTTGTAGTTCTGCAGACACTGAAATATACGAGAGACCAGATGATATTGCTGGTCACCATGGTGATATTGATTTttcaaatgtatcaaaagaaataACTTCCAAAGCAAGCAAATTGAAAATGAACGAGGATTCAAATAGTTCGGCAGGATCAATCGAAATCAGACGAACGAAAAGAGAACGTAAGAATGTTCATTTAACGAAGTGGGAGATAAAAggattgaaaaaaatgattgaatggtTGGAAGACTTGCCTCTATCTAAGAAAGGTATCCCTAAAGATCTAATTGATCCTGAGGGTGTACTCAGAGAGGCAAAGGTAAGTTACTAAGAAAACAGAATATCAAGATACAGTGAAACCTACTATAAAGGGGGTCTCATATTGTGGGGTGTTGTGAAAGTACAATTTACACGACGTTACGTTATATTTATTCCCGTACTTTCACTTTCCCATTGTTGACGTCAACTTCCGCCGAGCAATTGTTTATATGGTTTTGAATAGTGAAGTTGATATTTACCACGAAGAATAAGAAGATTGATATTtgacttgatatatattttataaaaggtaAACAGCATACATTTACACACTGTAGTATTTTACTGATCTCCGCATCAGGTTCTAAATATATACTTTGCCCTATTTATAGATCGTAGTTTCCCCTTTTTAATATAGCGCGATCGGCAATTCAAACACATTAACGTTGGTTGttcatttgttattatttattcgCGTATTCCTGTGTGAATAAACtgtgttgtatatttattgtgtattataATAAAGTATTGTATTTCTACATGTTGTTTGCATAAAAACGTAACTGCCGTATAAAGTTGTGGTAATTGTTTAATGAGACAAATACTTGTTGTGAAGCCCATGTATGATTTTACCCGCTCGGACGTTTATTCTATAAATAAGTAAGTTCACAACATGGGGTTTTGATCCAGGAttccgcttactgttttgtcagattacCGTATCCCGCTAACACTATGTACAtttgtacgtaagcaattctcaattttttgttatttcctGTGTCCCTATAgacttcatttcctgttttcatggcacaataatttgactttcacatgtcaggcttacaaaaaatcagcaattctGCGTCACACTTAGGCcacgtttttttaatttgttggtttacggattttctccatgaaaaagtcgggtcggtcggtcgggaaaaaaataaaaaaaatacctttcaagacagaaaactgatatgcaaaataaatatatatttcacctttctaataatatgtttgttatcctattttgtcatcatttcttaaattttagtttaatgaaatattattgctcagttgtaataaaaattgcatgacattgcctaataatttcccgtaaaaaagggggtgcacggacaaagacgtaattaaatttcataaaggAAGACAAATTCacatagctcttaatcaattccagaaaacttggtgaataatgatcttcaagaacgaaaactgataaagaaataaatgtaaaagcgtggtaagaaaataattttcaacacacgcgtcaaaaacgtaatagactcgtccactggaaaaaacgaaaatatcgggttaatctgttgtcacgCATTCccgtttttatccaaatggacgaattttttttattatctatgaaacaagaaaattttaaatgatctgttaatattcagtactttaacttgatgtcctgaacttccacctgtccacatttggacaagtctatttctatgagaagatgcatcttacggactgttGACAAATAAGAGAAACGAAAtaattgtgtaattggttttaaacaagGGTTTTGTTCCACAAAAATATTTGTCCAAACGACATGACAAGGTCATTAATAATcgatttatctatttttagaaacgtaaactggaagtttcattttttcacaacagaaagtgttatcaattctgttagtgattaaagcatttcattttataaaaaaaggataatttatttatttttcagggataatgcatttgttagggtcggcgggaatgaaaaagcatgaaaagtcaattttatttttattctggaaataggcAAAAtcaggtcggcggatccgtaaaccaacaaattaaaaaatcctggccttacATTTGTAGACTTCAATGAGACCCACTATAAAAGTCACTTCTTTTGCATACAGTCTGCAATAAAGGTATTTTCTATAACATGTAGCCCTATTGTGCCATGTCAATTTCTTTTCCCACTGTAGAAAAATGTTTGAATTACAAACCTCAATTCAAAGTTTAcatttgataatgtcagttttctCTGTGTCTGAAGACGATCTTTTTATGCAGGTTTACTGAAGTAACATCAATTCCAGAAAATCCATTACCTTGATATTGTCATGGCTAGTTAAAAACTTGACCAAAAGACGActgatttgttttgtgttttttttcaatacgaacaatatatgatttaaacaatattgaactaaatataaataaaataaaataaagtataacacataaattttctttacaagtgactttttaagttatcaggttgctgtttcattaataattgttataccttcattatagaattttaatgcattaaattaaCTGTTGTTCTTTTGATAAagattatattttcaaaacaaagggagataattttgcaGGTTTTTCGGAAAAGAAatagtattttttcaaataaaggtAGTTAATGAAAGTTTGTCATCTtgattatttttgacaaagagaacaaattttgaacattttcttgttaaacttaaaagtttttgaaGCTTTTAAACTATCCAAGTTAATTAGTAATGTGTGTTGTTGCAGCAATTGGTAATAGACCATCTTCAGGACAATGCACAGCTTGCAATCACAGGAGAGGCAATTACTTATTGGCCACCATCAAAAAAGGTGAGAGTATATATGATGGAAATTACATAAGATCTTAAGTGGTTAATTAAAAATTCTACttgaacatttttatgcccccgccgtagcccttgtccgtctgtatgtCCGTCCATACTtgcgtcccaaaattggtttctgttctctaacttgagtttgcctcaaccaaatgttttgaaacttatacacaatgcttattaccacaatatacagataaattttgattttttgtggTGTCACTTTTAATGTTCTTGAGTTGTGCCcctttacacatgttacaaatgAAAAATTGCTTGATTTTTCATTAAGGTTCTCTTACTAAAGTTTACCTCAACTAAATGTTTTGAAacgtatacacaatgctcatttcaacaaaactcagatcaagaaCAAATTTGAatagcgtcacttttacagttcttgagttatatTCCTTTAACATTATatgccaaaaaaggggggggatcATCTGTCCCATGTATATTCCTCATTTATTTGGCATCAGACAATCATATAGGAATAtggattttaaataaatgtgaaattttataaaatcttacttaaattatttatataaaacccCTAAAAATTTCATGAAAGTTTTACTTCTGAtgtttttattaaacatgttggTAGATAAATTTGCACTGCAATATTGTATAAGTGATCATTTTGactatatgaaatatttgccactggactttaagctAACAACAAGAAATCAGTTATCTGAGTGATTCTAGTCCTTGGTGGTCCTGACTATAacatttataataacaaaatcacattttagtcaaaaatgacaaaatctcgAACagtaaatgcatgcaataatttctgaatttactgtagTTAGTTATTTCATAAGGAAATATCATtacatttcttatcaattttccagaattcaaaacTATGCCCATGTGACTATTCCAGGTTCAAAATATTCCTTACTTTATTTGAAAATAGAGATCAGATGACAGTTCACCAATGAAATCAATCAAAAGCACccctgaaagaaaagaaaaatgatttTATGTGAACAACACTCAaaactatatttattttacaataccAAACCGTAAGAAAAAGGGGGTCCTTAGAAGGGTTTCTAACTTTATATGCAACAATTAATATTGTTATAATgatgtttaattaaaataaaatacaagattACAGTATTAATTTATCTGTATTGTCTGCTACAGGTTATCAAACCAAAAAAGCAGTATACTTCTACTGGACAGAAAGCACCCAAGGCTACAAAGGGAAAATTACAAAAGTCAGAGGTTGTGCGTCGTCGTAGAACAAGATGTAAAAAATGTGAACCATGTACACGATCAGATTGTGGGGAATGTAATTTCTGTAAAGATATGAAGAAGTTTGGTGGATCAGGCAGAATGAAGCAATGTTGTAAAAGCAAGCAGTGTCTTTCTGTAAGTATTTATGGGGAACTAGTTAAAGGGGAGGGGTGTTGTAATAGCAAGCAGTGTCTTTCTGTAAGTATAGCGAAAGCTGATCAAATGTTTTTAAGTTTAGTGGAAACAGTTTAAACGAAACTATAAagatttttacattttctttagaTAGACAGCAAATGCTTTTTAAAGTGCTATAACACTTTGATTAAATTGTAAACTGGAAACAATAAATGGCAGCATTAATTCATCCAATCAAGTTAAAATGGCCTAAATTTTATGTAGTTCAAATTTTATGATTTCAAGGACCAAATCTGactgatatttcattttttagcaTTCTTATTTCGTGATTCCTTTCATTCACAAAATTAGCAAAAAGTAAAGTCATTACCCAAATTTCCGGCTATATATTAATTTCTCTATTTGCTTTGGTCCTGCTAAAAAAAGGCCTTGTCagctattatttttacatgttacagcctgtattaccacacaatgccacctgtCTGATTTGTAATAGCTGTTATCTTTTCATGTTACAGCCTGTActaccacacaatgccacctgtttgatttgtaatagctATTATTTTTACATGCTACAGCCTGTAttaccacacaatgccacctgtCTGATTTGTAATAGCTGTTATCTttacatgttacagcctgtactaccacacaatgccacctgtttgatttgtaatagctATTATTTT from Mytilus galloprovincialis chromosome 5, xbMytGall1.hap1.1, whole genome shotgun sequence includes these protein-coding regions:
- the LOC143074176 gene encoding lysine-specific demethylase 2A-like, giving the protein MYHVYPLFCTWKAQRKRVKEKKIYSEEGIDDDEIEGKRTYSVEEKLKSTKYNKEFVKILKGEDFTVKYLQEHGLETPIVFHEKSGLGLRVPSENFKVSDVKQCVGSRRMLDVMDVNTQKGIEMSMRDWVQYYENTERSRLLNVISLEFSHTKLENYVESPALVRQVDWVDTVWPRHYKDCQTESTNIIDKMKYPKVQKYCLMSVKGCYTDFHVDFGGTSVWYHILHGKKVFWLIPPTPKNMEIYLTWVLSGKQGDIFLADKVEGCERITLHAGYTFIIPSGWIHGVYTPEDSLVFGGNFLHNYNMETQLTVSDIEDRTHVPHKFRYPFYAEIAWYVLAQYLCCLTGKQCIELPSENQEDEKPDCQDDSRPSSRCSQENGQMESKNSPEIGTSNISKSIKIELTRIDHQSVKKSPSADDEKSAIKLKQSPRKSTSDSCSSADTEIYERPDDIAGHHGDIDFSNVSKEITSKASKLKMNEDSNSSAGSIEIRRTKRERKNVHLTKWEIKGLKKMIEWLEDLPLSKKGIPKDLIDPEGVLREAKQLVIDHLQDNAQLAITGEAITYWPPSKKVIKPKKQYTSTGQKAPKATKGKLQKSEVVRRRRTRCKKCEPCTRSDCGECNFCKDMKKFGGSGRMKQCCKSKQCLSVSIYGELVKGEGCSCTTTQCHLFDL